Proteins found in one Miscanthus floridulus cultivar M001 chromosome 4, ASM1932011v1, whole genome shotgun sequence genomic segment:
- the LOC136552547 gene encoding organic cation/carnitine transporter 2-like, whose protein sequence is MAETADAPLLTSHKKAKLAKAPSIDDTIETYIGATGSMQLLKAVLLAFAWAFDAQQVFISVFTDAEPEWHCTGASASCSPAAPPASPCALPSGAWAWDRPAETTVVSEWALKCAGPALVSLPASSFFAGCLAGGFLLTTLADSLLGRKKMLLTSLVSMSVAGVLTAFAPNVWAYAALRFVSGFGRSMVGTCTLVLSTELVGKRWRDTVSVAGFIFFTVGFLSLPALGYTFREASWRNMYLWTSVPSLCYSVLLYFLAQESPRWLLVRGRKQDAMETLQQIASLNGNSITSSFSMLHACNMQEDDGGAGGAGGVFSTMRAMWERPWALRRLAAIMTTGFGVGMVYYGMPLNVGSLGTNLYLSVTYNALAELPSAILSLIFIGRINRRSSVVALTVAAGAFSLACVVIPEGSAARMAAELLSFFSTITAFNLILIYSIELFPTSVRNSAVGLVRQALVLGGVVAPMLVALGRERSFWSFGVFGLCIGCLGLFAACLPETRGRSMSDTMEEEEHKEAAAAACTGATDIATKDDSDLV, encoded by the coding sequence ATGGCCGAGACGGCCGACGCCCCGCTCCTGACGAGCCACAAGAAAGCCAAGCTGGCCAAGGCGCCGTCCATCGACGACACCATCGAGACGTACATCGGCGCGACCGGTTCCATGCAGCTGCTTAAGGCCGTCCTGCTGGCATTCGCGTGGGCCTTCGACGCGCAGCAGGTGTTCATCTCCGTGTTCACGGACGCGGAGCCGGAGTGGCACTGCACGGGCGCCTCGGCGTCCTGCTCGCCGGCCGCACCCCCGGCCTCGCCGTGCGCGCTCCCCTCTGGCGCGTGGGCGTGGGACCGGCCGGCCGAGACGACGGTGGTCTCCGAGTGGGCGCTCAAGTGCGCCGGCCCGGCCCTCGTCTCGCTCCCGGCGTCGTCGTTCTTCGCCGGCTGCCTGGCGGGCGGGTTCCTGCTCACCACGCTCGCGGACTCGCTCCTCGGGCGCAAGAAGATGCTGCTCACGTCCCTGGTGTCCATGTCCGTCGCCGGCGTGCTCACCGCGTTCGCGCCGAACGTGTGGGCGTACGCCGCGCTGCGGTTCGTGTCCGGGTTCGGCCGCTCCATGGTGGGCACGTGCACGCTGGTCCTGTCCACGGAGCTCGTCGGGAAGAGGTGGCGCGACACGGTGAGCGTGGCCGGCTTCATCTTCTTCACCGTCGGGTTCCTGTCCCTCCCGGCGCTCGGCTACACGTTCCGCGAGGCGTCATGGCGGAACATGTACCTCTGGACGTCCGTGCCTTCGCTCTGCTACTCCGTCCTGCTCTACTTCCTCGCCCAGGAGTCGCCGCGGTGGCTGCTGGTGCGCGGCCGAAAGCAGGACGCCATGGAGACGCTGCAGCAGATCGCGTCGCTCAATGGCAACAGCATAACGTCCAGCTTCTCCATGCTGCACGCGTGCAACATGcaggaggacgacggcggcgccggcggaGCCGGGGGCGTGTTCTCCACGATGCGGGCGATGTGGGAGCGGCCGTGGGCGCTACGGAGGCTGGCGGCGATCATGACGACCGGCTTCGGCGTCGGCATGGTCTACTACGGCATGCCGCTCAACGTCGGCAGCCTGGGGACCAACCTCTACCTGAGCGTCACGTACAACGCTTTGGCTGAGCTGCCGTCGGCCATCCTGTCGTTGATCTTCATCGGCCGGATCAACCGGCGGAGCTCGGTCGTCGCGCTCACTGTGGCGGCCGGTGCCTTCAGCCTCGCGTGCGTCGTCATCCCAGAGGGCTCGGCGGCGCGTATGGCGGCCGAGTTGCTCTCCTTCTTCTCGACCATCACGGCGTTCAACCTCATCCTGATCTACTCCATCGAGCTGTTCCCGACGTCCGTGCGCAACTCGGCGGTGGGGCTGGTGCGGCAGGCGCTGGTGCTGGGCGGCGTGGTGGCACCCATGCTCGTCGCGCTCGGCCGCGAGCGGAGCTTCTGGTCCTTCGGCGTGTTCGGGCTCTGCATCGGATGCTTGGGGCTCTTCGCCGCCTGCCTCCCGGAGACCAGGGGGCGGAGCATGTCGGAcaccatggaggaggaggagcacaaggaggccgccgccgcggctTGCACCGGCGCAACCGACATCGCCACGAAGGATGATAGCGACCTCGTGTAG